In the genome of Pangasianodon hypophthalmus isolate fPanHyp1 chromosome 23, fPanHyp1.pri, whole genome shotgun sequence, one region contains:
- the grifin gene encoding grifin, with protein sequence MALRFEASCPDGLCPGWSIIVKGQSSSQANKFEINFLCDQDDRIAFHFNPRFTESDIVCNSFLTNRWGQEERCSNLPFGTNEPFQIEIDSDDDNFHVYIDETKIMQYKHRVKDLKTITKVQVVNDINISSVEIIKKHFF encoded by the exons ATGGCATTACGG TTTGAAGCTTCCTGTCCTGATGGTCTGTGTCCAGGATGGAGCATCATTGTAAAAGGACAGTCTAGCTCACAAGCCAATAA GTTTGAGATCAATTTCCTCTGTGATCAGGACGACAGAATAGCCTTTCATTTCAACCCCCGGTTTACTGAATCAGACATAGTCTGTAACTCCTTCCTCACAAACCGCTGGGGGCAGGAAGAGAGATGCTCCAACCTCCCGTTTGGCACCAATGAGCCTTTTCAG ATCGAAATTGACTCAGACGATGACAACTTCCATGTTTACATTGATGAAACAAAGATCATGCAGTATAAGCATCGCGTCAAGGACCTGAAGACCATCACTAAAGTCCAAGTGGTGAATGATATCAACATCTCCTCTGTGGAGATCATCAAGAAACATTTTTTCTAA
- the LOC113536257 gene encoding neuropeptide FF receptor 2 produces MNCSEFNFHSPMLSINGSFIRSESSDLFPHQNSELERTILLTIHEPTTISLTVMYSLSFLVGFMGNLTAIRMLTSQRNRRVQSVSATKSLLINLAVCDLMVVCICMPITLGHTIYTAWVYGDLLCRAVPFIQAVSVSASVLSLTVISVNRYYSVHSPLNARSYFTQRKIYITISVVWILSSSICSPLLFMIKLDEICLINIAVPVCRELWPHMRLKQVYNVLLFITLYCIPVAFNLTISFLTGRKLWRASRHFNDFDPHSQVMYASCLKTRKKIAKVVVTLVLLFAVSWLPLYVTDILIDHETHLPHWILQTRPFAQWLGLTNSSLNPICYCFLGDLHRSAKVIKSKYNQRMLSLLSTSSSNKLPRLLFFKRPTSSQRQETGAQVSEETLSDWCSHTSVGEFNQMLSLQSLSERIESRSTPDLKSLSIENLSPVV; encoded by the coding sequence ATGAATTGCTCTGAATTCAATTTCCATAGTCCGATGTTGTCAATAAATGGCTCGTTCATCAGATCGGAGAGCAGTgatttgttccctcaccagaacAGTGAACTGGAGAGAACGATATTATTGACCATCCATGAGCCAACCACTATATCCCTGACTGTAATGTACTCGCTGTCATTTTTGGTTGGCTTCATGGGGAACCTCACGGCGATTCGCATGCTCACCAGCCAGAGAAACAGGAGGGTGCAGAGCGTCAGCGCAACAAAGAGTTTACTCATCAACCTGGCTGTCTGTGACCTGATGGTAGTCTGCATCTGCATGCCCATCACCCTGGGCCATACCATCTACACAGCCTGGGTGTATGGGGATCTGCTCTGCAGGGCGGTGCCCTTCATCCAGGCAGTGTCTGTGTCAGCCAGCGTACTCAGCCTAACGGTCATCAGCGTGAACAGGTATTACAGTGTCCACAGCCCACTGAATGCCCGCTCCTACTTCACCCAGCGAAAGATTTACATTACCATCAGTGTTGTGTGGATTCTGAGCTCCAGCATCTGTTCCCCACTTCTTTTCATGATCAAGTTGGATGAGATCTGTTTGATAAACATTGCCGTTCCTGTCTGCAGAGAGCTGTGGCCACATATGAGGCTCAAGCAGGTTTATAACGTGCTCCTCTTCATCACGCTCTACTGCATACCTGTGGCTTTTAACCTGACCATCAGTTTCCTTACGGGGCGGAAGCTCTGGAGGGCATCACGGCATTTCAACGACTTTGACCCTCACAGTCAGGTGATGTATGCCTCATGTTTGAAGACGCGGAAGAAGATTGCAAAGGTGGTGGTCACCCTGGTCCTACTCTTCGCCGTCTCCTGGCTGCCCCTGTACGTGACTGATATTTTAATTGACCATGAGACGCATCTGCCACACTGGATCCTACAGACCCGGCCATTTGCCCAGTGGCTGGGTCTCACCAATTCTAGCCTCAACCCCATCTGCTACTGTTTCCTGGGGGATCTTCACCGCTCTGCCAAGGTAATCAAGTCCAAGTACAACCAACGAATGCTGTCTCTCCTCAGCACTTCAAGCTCCAACAAGCTACCAAGACTGCTCTTTTTTAAGCGGCCGACATCCAGCCAGAGGCAAGAGACTGGGGCTCAGGTGTCTGAGGAAACACTCTCAGATTGGTGCTCCCACACAAGTGTGGGGGAATTCAACCAGATGCTGTCTCTTCAAAGCCTGTCTGAGAGGATTGAGTCTAGGAGCACACCTGACCTCAAAAGCCTGTCGATAGAGAACTTATCACCTGTGGTATAA